A window of Physeter macrocephalus isolate SW-GA chromosome 6, ASM283717v5, whole genome shotgun sequence genomic DNA:
GTGGGGCGaaagggctgggagggagagggtCACCTCCGGTCCTGAGGGTCAGTGCTGGCGAAGGTGATGCTGTTCACTGGATAATGGCGGCGAAAGAAGAGCCtgtgaggaggagggtggggaaagtCACCCGGAAATCAGGGCCCCAGGGCCTGCACACCGCCCCCCCCCGCGGGGGCTTGGCACGCACACTCACTTCCTCTGGTTGTCTGTCAGCGTGATGCCCTGGGCTGAGACCTTGAAGTGGACAATGACTGGCGTGGGGCGGGGGCTGCAGCTCAGAGCTGCGGAGCTGGCCCGCGCCACTGCTTGGGGGCCTGTCAGCGACTCCGTCTCCACTGAGGTCAGGTAGAGCACGCTGCAGGCTGCGGGGGTGGGAGGTTGGAGGGAGCAGCGGCTCTGCCTGCCCCCAGGTCTATCTTCCCTcgatccccccaccccaccggcTCTCGCACTTTCCCCAGCTAGTGCGCTCGGGATGCGTGTCACACAGGTAACCTGTTAAAAAGGCAGATTCTGTGACTCCCCCAGATCCACAGTCAGAGGGGCTGGAAAGAGGCCTGAGAATCTGCGTTCTAACAAGCCCCCTCCCCACAGAGCCCAGACCGAGGACTCCCTCTCCCACTGTGCCTACAGATGCAGGGCTCCCCCTGCCCTCATGGGTTAGACGCATCCGCCAgggcccacccacccacctcaaGGCCTTTCAGTGCCCCGTGTATCAGCAACGGCCCCCTTGGTGCccagggggaggaaaggagggagaggccCGTACCGGCGCCCTGACGCAGAAGGTCTGCCGCTGTGCTCATGTTGGCGGGCACTGGGGCCTCTGGGGCCTCCTCCAGAGGATCTGAGGGAAACGGGGGTCAGTGGGGAGTGGCCGTGCTGGGAGCTGGAGAGCACCCTCTGCTGTCCcggagggaaggaaggcaggcaggcggGAAGCCAGGGCCTGGGGATTCTGCCTTTGGCTGcagtgggtggggagaggtgggaggacagATGACCGGACACCCACCTTTGCTGGGAATGCGCAGGCAGCAGGGCAGGGACAGCGGGGAGATGGAGTGCTGCGAGACCAGGGCCGACAGGCTGCCTGCAGGGGGAGACGCGAGTGGGGTCTCGAGGCACCCGGAGATACCCGCGGTCTACCTCCTCCCTTCTGACGCCTCTCGGCCTCCCTGGACCAGCCCAGTGCAGCCTTCCCAGCCCCCGCTTCTCACCAAAGTAGGGCTCGCTGGGGCAGCCCTTGATCTTCACCCCTTTGGGCCCAGTCTCAATGAGAAAATGGCGGACCAGCTGTTCCAAGGGGTCCCCTgagcggaggggaggggaggggagaggaaggcttCGTCAGATTCCAGGTTCTGCTTCTCACCTGCTGGAATTCTTTCCCGAGCAGGAGAGGACACTTGCTCCCTCTCCCCAGTAAGAAGCGACATGGCCCACCCTGCCTTGTCTGGCCTCTGgtgcctccccacaccccactccccatttccctcacgTTTGGCCATTCTGTACCTTTCCAGGGCTGGGCGCTGGGTGGGGGCGTAGCCACCTTGAGAGCCAGCCCATAGGCTCCTTGGAATGAATGACTGTCCCTGATCAAGAAGGCCCCAGGGTCCTTGTCCTTCAGCAGGGCAATGGCTGCAGGAGGTGGGAGAAGTCTTCTCAGCGGCCGACTGAGCCCCAAGGAGCTCCTCCGCTCTGCTGCCCAAGTTCCCCAGGCCTCTGGCCCTAACAGCTGCGGCGACAGCACCCGGGACGCCTCTGGGGAGTCAGCGCACGGAGCGCTGACAGTGTTAGACCTCCTTGGGCCCGAAGCCCAGAATCACCAGCTAGAGAGAGGCTCGGCCCAGAGGAGGCCCGCTGAGACGAGGAAGAGGCACTGACTGGAAGGATGGGCTCCAAAGCCGAGCCAGAGCCCTGGACGGGGGTGGGCGCAGGCTGGCTTCTCACCTTGGTCACGGGACAGGTGTGGCTTATACCAGAACTTGGACGTATCCTGGACAAACTTGACGTTGCTCTGGCTCTCTTGCATAGGGGGCTCTAGGACAGGGAGCGACTGAGCTTGGCCTCAGGGCTCCCCAGTCCCCATGCCATGCCCCTCCCTGGGAAAAAGGGTTCTCCCGAGGTGGCCCCAGCCACCTGAAGGCCTTTATACCTGGGGGATGGGGGGCATTATCAGGGAGCAGAGGTGCAAAGGTGACATGGTGACTCGTGCCTCTGGCTGGTGGTGATGGCTGCTCCGGGCCCCAGGGTCCCGGCTGTTGCCCAGGCCCCAGCAGGTGGCGCTTCTCGGGaagtgggggctgggtggggccaCTGATGTCATAAGATGCAGCCAGAGGGAAGGCAGGTACGGGTGAGCTCCTAGGCGGCTCTGGGCTGGCCACAAGCCAGGGCATCTGAGTAGGCACAGGGGTGAGGGGGGACCCGTCTGGGCTGTCCGGGGAGTCTCGAAGGGCCTGCCAGGGGGCGTGGCGGAGGCCGGGCAGGGTGGTGGGTACAGGGCCCCTCGGACTGGCGCTGTCCGAACGGCCCCCCGGGCTCCTCTCCTGAGGCCAGTCGTTGGGTGAGCTGggcggggaggctggggagaagggacCAGGGGCCGGAGGCTCAGGCCCACTTCTTGCTGGCAGCTCTGGAGCTCTTTCGGCCCCTCCCTGGGAGGCAGGTGGCAAGGCCTCTCCGGGACTCAGTCTCTGAGTGGGCGCCAAGGTGGGGGACCTAGTGTCCTGCCGTCGGGCGCTGCGGGGTGGGAGGGCGGGTGGTCAGTAGAGCCGCAGAACCCTGTGAgagctgcccccaccccaggcttcAGGGTCTGCCGGACCAGGAGGCGCCTGAGCTGCCCAGCCCCTCTGGGTACCTCTCCTTGCCCTGGACTGGGCTGCTGGTGTGCAGGGGCGTGGAGGGACCGGACAGCTCAGAAGAGGCACTGCACTGGGCGTCTCGGGGAGACCGAGGCAGGGTGCTGTGCCCGCTGGGGCCCTCCCTCCAGGACACGGGCTCCGGCGACTCTGCAGGGAAGGTGAGAGGAGGGGCTGTGATCCAGGAAGAGCCCCTTCTGTCTGGCTTAGCTCTTTCTCACTCTGTGCCTTCCCCCACCGTCTTCCAGAGCCCTCCTCTGCCCTGGGCACTCCCCATCCCCGTGCCCTCACCTGCAGATGCCAAGGGTCCTGCTGGGACCAGGTGCCCGGGCGGCGGAtacctgtcccctccctcctctgcaggGATCTCGTAGCTGAGGTTCCTGGATTGGGGGTAGGGCGGGCTGCCGGGGGAAATGGAGCCAGCCCGGGGGGAGTGGGCACCAGAGCTGGGATACCTTCTGCCCTCGCCTGGAGACCCGCAGCTGTGAGGCGCTCGGCCATACGCTGGGCAGTAACTGGGAACCGCTCCTCCATAGCCGTATGTCACCAGGGCAGGGTACCCTGGATGCCCATACCTGCCTTCGGGGCACATGGCGTAGGAGCAGCCCTCATGCCCTTCCTCGCCTGCCTTGGGTGGCTTCAGGCAGCTGTACTCAGGCACTGGGGCATGGTGGTGCCCGCAGGCAGGCACCAGCAGGGGCAGCGGGTGCCCAGGTCGCACCGGGTGCAGGAGGGGCTTGCCAGCCTCATTCGCCCacccctctccagcctccctctccAGGCGCAGCCCATAGAGGGCTGCCGTGGGCAGCGCTAGCTTCTCCTCACAGGCGGGGCATGAGCACAGGGCAGGCAGCCCAGGGTCCTCCAGGATCACCACCTCCCGGTAGCCTGGGGCGCGGTAGCCGAAGTCCCCGTTGGCCGGTTTCCCCAGCTCAGGCGGGTAGGGGTACGGCCCCTCGGACAGCGATCGGCAGAGGCGCCTCTTCTCCGCGGAGGCCTCAGCATAGCCCTGTGGGGGCCCCTCGTAGGCCCCATAGGCCAGCCGCCTCCTCTCCAGGGTCCCCTCTGGCCGGTAGTAGCCCCCATTGGGGACCCCGCAGGGTTCCCGATAGCCCTGGCGGCAGGAGCAGTGGCGGCTGAGGCCAGGCCTGTGTCCCGAATACATTCCAAGGCGGGGGCCTCCGCCCgccgggggctgctcttcatcatCGAGGATGGCCGTCTCACGCCCAGCTCCCCGGCCCCCAGCGGCCACTCCACAGCCCCCCAGGAGGCGCTCCAGCTCCTGCCGCTCGGCAGCTGTCGGCGGTGGCCGGCCAGGGGACTCAGCGGCTGGCTCGGTGGTCAGCGTGGATGAATGGCCAGAATCGCTGCTGACAGAGagcagcgggggcgggggcagctccGGAGAGGGCGCCGGCGGGGTCTGGCGGGGGGCCCGCTGCACCTGGGCGTAAGGACTGCCATCCAGGGGTCCCCGGGTATGGATGACGGAGTCTGGGTGGAAAGAGGATCCGGGAGGGCAAGCAGgcaaaagggggagagagagagagagtgtgtgtgtgtcaacaGGGGACAGCGCAGGAGACTCCAGCTCAGGGGGTGCCTCTTGGGAGGGGTGTCTGCCTGGGGAGGCAAGAGTGTGCCCCCCAAAACTCTACCTCCTGCCACCCCGCGCCCCACACACACCGTCCACGCTGTCTTCGTGGTGCAGGTTGAAGTTCTCGTAGGAGTCCCAGCGCACGGCAGGCTCTGCCGTGTTGTAGTCAACGGAGACCGAGGGCTCGTTCCGTGGGGTACTGCCTATGGAAGGGCACCCGGGGGTGAGGAGCAGGGAGGGACGacacgcccccgcccccggctggGGCCAGGCCTGGCTCTCACCTTTGATCTTCTCTGGGCTGGAGGAGAAGACGAACTCCACCGAGGCTTGGAAGGGGAACCTCTCGTCTGCGGGGAGTGGACGGTGAGGACCCaggcgcccgcccgcccgccctcaCCCGGGCTCCAGCCCCCACGCCACTTGTCTCCAACTCACCGGTCCAGGCCTCGTCCAGCTGGTCCTTGGGGAAGGTGAGCCGTGGTCCATGGATGGTACACGTGTGGAACTGGACTCGGAACACGAGGGTCCGGTCAGTCCCCCGGCTACCCCTGTGATAGCACGTCACCTGGGTGAGAGGAGGGAGACCGGCGTTCACGCTCTCGTGTCCACTCACGTCTCCTCGGTGCTTCCACCCTAGGGACTATCTGGCCACGGCTCTGCCTTGGCTGAACCCCAA
This region includes:
- the TNS2 gene encoding tensin-2 isoform X9 codes for the protein MCWEGGLLSSPRALGQLLRKESGAGRTMKPRKTEPHSFREKVFRKKPPVCAVCKVTIDGTGVSCRVCKVAIHRKCEAKVTSSCQALPPTELRRNTAPVRRIEHLGSTKSLNYSKQRSTLPRLRLLPRSFSLDPLMERRWDLDLTYVTERILAAAFPARPDEQRHRGHLRELAHVLQSKHRDKYLLFNLSEKRHDLTRLNPKVQDFGWPELHAPPLDKLCSICKAMETWLSADPQHVVVLYCKGSKGKLGVIVSAYMHYSKISAGADQALATLTMRKFCEDKVASELQPSQHRYISYFSGLLSGSIRMNSSPLFLHYVLVPMLPAFEPGTGFQPFLKIYQSMQLVYTSGIYHVAGPGPQQLCISLEPALLLKGDVMVTCYHRGSRGTDRTLVFRVQFHTCTIHGPRLTFPKDQLDEAWTDERFPFQASVEFVFSSSPEKIKGSTPRNEPSVSVDYNTAEPAVRWDSYENFNLHHEDSVDDSVIHTRGPLDGSPYAQVQRAPRQTPPAPSPELPPPPLLSVSSDSGHSSTLTTEPAAESPGRPPPTAAERQELERLLGGCGVAAGGRGAGRETAILDDEEQPPAGGGPRLGMYSGHRPGLSRHCSCRQGYREPCGVPNGGYYRPEGTLERRRLAYGAYEGPPQGYAEASAEKRRLCRSLSEGPYPYPPELGKPANGDFGYRAPGYREVVILEDPGLPALCSCPACEEKLALPTAALYGLRLEREAGEGWANEAGKPLLHPVRPGHPLPLLVPACGHHHAPVPEYSCLKPPKAGEEGHEGCSYAMCPEGRYGHPGYPALVTYGYGGAVPSYCPAYGRAPHSCGSPGEGRRYPSSGAHSPRAGSISPGSPPYPQSRNLSYEIPAEEGGDRYPPPGHLVPAGPLASAESPEPVSWREGPSGHSTLPRSPRDAQCSASSELSGPSTPLHTSSPVQGKESARRQDTRSPTLAPTQRLSPGEALPPASQGGAERAPELPARSGPEPPAPGPFSPASPPSSPNDWPQERSPGGRSDSASPRGPVPTTLPGLRHAPWQALRDSPDSPDGSPLTPVPTQMPWLVASPEPPRSSPVPAFPLAASYDISGPTQPPLPEKRHLLGPGQQPGPWGPEQPSPPARGTSHHVTFAPLLPDNAPHPPEPPMQESQSNVKFVQDTSKFWYKPHLSRDQAIALLKDKDPGAFLIRDSHSFQGAYGLALKVATPPPSAQPWKGDPLEQLVRHFLIETGPKGVKIKGCPSEPYFGSLSALVSQHSISPLSLPCCLRIPSKDPLEEAPEAPVPANMSTAADLLRQGAGLSPGHHADRQPEEALLSPPLSSEQHHLRQH
- the TNS2 gene encoding tensin-2 isoform X8; the protein is MCWEGGLLSSPRALGQLLRKESGAGRTMKPRKTEPHSFREKVFRKKPPVCAVCKVTIDGTGVSCRVCKVAIHRKCEAKVTSSCQALPPTELRRNTAPVRRIEHLGSTKSLNYSKQRSTLPRLRLLPRSFSLDPLMERRWDLDLTYVTERILAAAFPARPDEQRHRGHLRELAHVLQSKHRDKYLLFNLSEKRHDLTRLNPKVQDFGWPELHAPPLDKLCSICKAMETWLSADPQHVVVLYCKGSKGKLGVIVSAYMHYSKISAGADQALATLTMRKFCEDKVASELQPSQHRYISYFSGLLSGSIRMNSSPLFLHYVLVPMLPAFEPGTGFQPFLKIYQSMQLVYTSGIYHVAGPGPQQLCISLEPALLLKGDVMVTCYHRGSRGTDRTLVFRVQFHTCTIHGPRLTFPKDQLDEAWTDERFPFQASVEFVFSSSPEKIKGSTPRNEPSVSVDYNTAEPAVRWDSYENFNLHHEDSVDDSVIHTRGPLDGSPYAQVQRAPRQTPPAPSPELPPPPLLSVSSDSGHSSTLTTEPAAESPGRPPPTAAERQELERLLGGCGVAAGGRGAGRETAILDDEEQPPAGGGPRLGMYSGHRPGLSRHCSCRQGYREPCGVPNGGYYRPEGTLERRRLAYGAYEGPPQGYAEASAEKRRLCRSLSEGPYPYPPELGKPANGDFGYRAPGYREVVILEDPGLPALCSCPACEEKLALPTAALYGLRLEREAGEGWANEAGKPLLHPVRPGHPLPLLVPACGHHHAPVPEYSCLKPPKAGEEGHEGCSYAMCPEGRYGHPGYPALVTYGYGGAVPSYCPAYGRAPHSCGSPGEGRRYPSSGAHSPRAGSISPGSPPYPQSRNLSYEIPAEEGGDRYPPPGHLVPAGPLASAESPEPVSWREGPSGHSTLPRSPRDAQCSASSELSGPSTPLHTSSPVQGKESARRQDTRSPTLAPTQRLSPGEALPPASQGGAERAPELPARSGPEPPAPGPFSPASPPSSPNDWPQERSPGGRSDSASPRGPVPTTLPGLRHAPWQALRDSPDSPDGSPLTPVPTQMPWLVASPEPPRSSPVPAFPLAASYDISGPTQPPLPEKRHLLGPGQQPGPWGPEQPSPPARGTSHHVTFAPLLPDNAPHPPEPPMQESQSNVKFVQDTSKFWYKPHLSRDQAIALLKDKDPGAFLIRDSHSFQGAYGLALKVATPPPSAQPWKGDPLEQLVRHFLIETGPKGVKIKGCPSEPYFGSLSALVSQHSISPLSLPCCLRIPSKDPLEEAPEAPVPANMSTAADLLRQGAGLSPGHHADRQPEEVSALLSPPLSSEQHHLRQH
- the TNS2 gene encoding tensin-2 isoform X7 — protein: MCWEGGLLSSPRALGQLLRKESGAGRTMKPRKTEPHSFREKVFRKKPPVCAVCKVTIDGTGVSCRVCKVAIHRKCEAKVTSSCQALPPTELRRNTAPVRRIEHLGSTKSLNYSKQRSTLPRLRLLPRSFSLDPLMERRWDLDLTYVTERILAAAFPARPDEQRHRGHLRELAHVLQSKHRDKYLLFNLSEKRHDLTRLNPKVQDFGWPELHAPPLDKLCSICKAMETWLSADPQHVVVLYCKGSKGKLGVIVSAYMHYSKISAGADQALATLTMRKFCEDKVASELQPSQHRYISYFSGLLSGSIRMNSSPLFLHYVLVPMLPAFEPGTGFQPFLKIYQSMQLVYTSGIYHVAGPGPQQLCISLEPALLLKGDVMVTCYHRGSRGTDRTLVFRVQFHTCTIHGPRLTFPKDQLDEAWTDERFPFQASVEFVFSSSPEKIKGSTPRNEPSVSVDYNTAEPAVRWDSYENFNLHHEDSVDDSVIHTRGPLDGSPYAQVQRAPRQTPPAPSPELPPPPLLSVSSDSGHSSTLTTEPAAESPGRPPPTAAERQELERLLGGCGVAAGGRGAGRETAILDDEEQPPAGGGPRLGMYSGHRPGLSRHCSCRQGYREPCGVPNGGYYRPEGTLERRRLAYGAYEGPPQGYAEASAEKRRLCRSLSEGPYPYPPELGKPANGDFGYRAPGYREVVILEDPGLPALCSCPACEEKLALPTAALYGLRLEREAGEGWANEAGKPLLHPVRPGHPLPLLVPACGHHHAPVPEYSCLKPPKAGEEGHEGCSYAMCPEGRYGHPGYPALVTYGYGGAVPSYCPAYGRAPHSCGSPGEGRRYPSSGAHSPRAGSISPGSPPYPQSRNLSYEIPAEEGGDRYPPPGHLVPAGPLASAESPEPVSWREGPSGHSTLPRSPRDAQCSASSELSGPSTPLHTSSPVQGKESARRQDTRSPTLAPTQRLSPGEALPPASQGGAERAPELPARSGPEPPAPGPFSPASPPSSPNDWPQERSPGGRSDSASPRGPVPTTLPGLRHAPWQALRDSPDSPDGSPLTPVPTQMPWLVASPEPPRSSPVPAFPLAASYDISGPTQPPLPEKRHLLGPGQQPGPWGPEQPSPPARGTSHHVTFAPLLPDNAPHPPEPPMQESQSNVKFVQDTSKFWYKPHLSRDQAIALLKDKDPGAFLIRDSHSFQGAYGLALKVATPPPSAQPWKGDPLEQLVRHFLIETGPKGVKIKGCPSEPYFGSLSALVSQHSISPLSLPCCLRIPSKDPLEEAPEAPVPANMSTAADLLRQGAACSVLYLTSVETESLTGPQAVARASSAALSCSPRPTPVIVHFKVSAQGITLTDNQRK
- the TNS2 gene encoding tensin-2 isoform X10 yields the protein MCWEGGLLSSPRALGQLLRKESGAGRTMKPRKTEPHSFREKVFRKKPPVCAVCKVTIDGTGVSCRVCKVAIHRKCEAKVTSSCQALPPTELRRNTAPVRRIEHLGSTKSLNYSKQRSTLPRLRLLPRSFSLDPLMERRWDLDLTYVTERILAAAFPARPDEQRHRGHLRELAHVLQSKHRDKYLLFNLSEKRHDLTRLNPKVQDFGWPELHAPPLDKLCSICKAMETWLSADPQHVVVLYCKGSKGKLGVIVSAYMHYSKISAGADQALATLTMRKFCEDKVASELQPSQHRYISYFSGLLSGSIRMNSSPLFLHYVLVPMLPAFEPGTGFQPFLKIYQSMQLVYTSGIYHVAGPGPQQLCISLEPALLLKGDVMVTCYHRGSRGTDRTLVFRVQFHTCTIHGPRLTFPKDQLDEAWTDERFPFQASVEFVFSSSPEKIKGSTPRNEPSVSVDYNTAEPAVRWDSYENFNLHHEDSVDDSVIHTRGPLDGSPYAQVQRAPRQTPPAPSPELPPPPLLSVSSDSGHSSTLTTEPAAESPGRPPPTAAERQELERLLGGCGVAAGGRGAGRETAILDDEEQPPAGGGPRLGMYSGHRPGLSRHCSCRQGYREPCGVPNGGYYRPEGTLERRRLAYGAYEGPPQGYAEASAEKRRLCRSLSEGPYPYPPELGKPANGDFGYRAPGYREVVILEDPGLPALCSCPACEEKLALPTAALYGLRLEREAGEGWANEAGKPLLHPVRPGHPLPLLVPACGHHHAPVPEYSCLKPPKAGEEGHEGCSYAMCPEGRYGHPGYPALVTYGYGGAVPSYCPAYGRAPHSCGSPGEGRRYPSSGAHSPRAGSISPGSPPYPQSRNLSYEIPAEEGGDRYPPPGHLVPAGPLASAESPEPVSWREGPSGHSTLPRSPRDAQCSASSELSGPSTPLHTSSPVQGKESARRQDTRSPTLAPTQRLSPGEALPPASQGGAERAPELPARSGPEPPAPGPFSPASPPSSPNDWPQERSPGGRSDSASPRGPVPTTLPGLRHAPWQALRDSPDSPDGSPLTPVPTQMPWLVASPEPPRSSPVPAFPLAASYDISGPTQPPLPEKRHLLGPGQQPGPWGPEQPSPPARGTSHHVTFAPLLPDNAPHPPEPPMQESQSNVKFVQDTSKFWYKPHLSRDQAIALLKDKDPGAFLIRDSHSFQGAYGLALKVATPPPSAQPWKGDPLEQLVRHFLIETGPKGVKIKGCPSEPYFGSLSALVSQHSISPLSLPCCLRIPSKDPLEEAPEAPVPANMSTAADLLRQGAGYLCDTHPERTSWGKCESRWGGGIEGR